The following proteins are co-located in the Acidobacteriota bacterium genome:
- a CDS encoding pitrilysin family protein, whose amino-acid sequence MTSRLLSRNVVLLLSVALLATGAAFADSAEMPRIDIPFERFVLDNGLTVLVHEDRKAPIVAVNVWYHVGSKDEPEGRSGFAHLFEHLMFNGSENFDGEYVTALESVGATDANGTTNEDRTNYFQNVPTSALDVALWLESDRMGHLLGAITQDKLDEQRGVVQNEKRQGENQPYGLAYERITEAVFPPGHPYSWTVIGSMEDLNAASLEDVKEWFRQRYGASNAVLVLAGDIDVETVREKVAAAFGDVPPGPPLARRKAWIAERSESVRDTAEDRVAQARIYKVWNIPEWGSADADFLDLATEILSEGKSSRLYKRLVYDDQSATSVSAYVDLREIAGLFTLELNVAPGHRPAAVEAAAMEELERLIAEGPTAAEVERARARWLARFARGAERIGGFGGKSDILAQCQVFRGDGACYQETLERVAEATPADLQRVLRRWATRGDYTLTVTPWQERKAAEPGVDRSALPAAGEAPEPRFPEIEYATLDNGLEVVFARRDAVPLVNLTLMVEAGTAADPAAEAGTAQLALAMLDEGAGEMDALEISDRLAELGATLGTFARLDTSLVSMSALASNLEPSLDLLSRVALEPSFPPAELERLMARQRAAVEREKTQPFALALRVLPERLYGADHPYGKPLTGSGTLESLDRIERQDLVDFHRTWFKPNHATLVVVGDTTLGELRPALEEAFGDWQAGDVPALTIAPVELPAAEAVYLIDRPGAVQSILLAGQVVMPTANPNEVPFELFMRVLGGDFTSRLNLNLREDKGWSYGSFSFAPDALGQRPLIALAPVQADKTAESIVEMRKELGSLVGDRPVSEEEMRRARDNRVLQLPGSWETAGEVSAALEEQVRFGLPEDYWQNYPSALRGVTLDAVHRIGRKALQPDRVVWVVVGDLEAVEESVRALDIGPVERLDAAGRPIDP is encoded by the coding sequence ATGACATCACGTCTTCTCTCCCGGAACGTCGTCCTCCTGCTGTCCGTCGCGCTACTCGCCACCGGCGCCGCTTTCGCCGATTCGGCGGAGATGCCGCGGATCGACATTCCCTTCGAGCGCTTCGTTCTCGACAACGGTCTGACGGTGCTGGTGCACGAGGACCGCAAAGCGCCGATCGTCGCCGTCAACGTCTGGTACCACGTCGGCTCGAAGGACGAACCGGAGGGCCGGAGCGGTTTTGCCCATCTCTTCGAGCACCTGATGTTCAACGGCTCTGAGAATTTCGACGGCGAGTACGTCACCGCGCTGGAGAGCGTCGGCGCGACGGACGCCAACGGCACCACCAACGAGGACCGCACCAACTACTTCCAGAACGTGCCCACCTCAGCCCTCGACGTCGCCCTGTGGCTGGAGTCGGATCGCATGGGGCACTTGCTGGGGGCGATCACCCAAGACAAGCTCGATGAGCAGCGCGGGGTGGTGCAGAACGAGAAGCGGCAGGGCGAGAACCAGCCCTACGGCTTGGCCTACGAGCGCATCACCGAAGCGGTGTTTCCGCCCGGCCATCCGTACTCGTGGACGGTGATCGGCTCGATGGAGGACCTCAATGCCGCCTCTCTTGAAGACGTCAAGGAGTGGTTCCGGCAGCGCTACGGGGCGAGCAACGCGGTGCTGGTGCTGGCCGGCGATATCGATGTGGAAACCGTCCGCGAGAAGGTCGCGGCGGCCTTTGGGGACGTGCCGCCGGGGCCGCCGCTGGCCCGCCGCAAGGCGTGGATCGCCGAGCGTAGCGAGAGTGTCCGCGACACCGCCGAGGACCGCGTGGCCCAGGCCCGCATCTACAAGGTGTGGAACATTCCGGAGTGGGGTAGCGCGGACGCCGACTTTCTCGATCTGGCGACGGAGATCCTTTCCGAGGGCAAGTCGTCACGCCTCTACAAACGGTTGGTGTACGACGATCAGTCCGCCACTTCGGTTTCGGCCTACGTCGATCTGCGCGAGATCGCCGGCTTGTTCACCCTGGAACTGAACGTCGCGCCGGGACACCGACCGGCGGCGGTCGAGGCGGCGGCGATGGAGGAGCTCGAGCGCCTGATCGCCGAGGGGCCGACGGCGGCGGAGGTCGAGCGGGCGCGGGCGCGCTGGCTGGCCCGATTCGCGCGGGGCGCCGAGCGCATCGGAGGTTTCGGCGGCAAGTCGGACATCCTGGCTCAGTGCCAGGTGTTCCGGGGCGACGGTGCCTGCTACCAAGAGACGCTGGAGCGGGTGGCGGAGGCCACTCCGGCGGACCTCCAACGCGTACTGCGGCGTTGGGCGACGCGCGGCGACTACACTCTCACGGTCACCCCCTGGCAGGAGCGGAAAGCGGCAGAACCGGGAGTGGATCGCTCCGCGCTGCCGGCGGCCGGCGAGGCGCCGGAGCCGCGCTTTCCGGAGATCGAGTACGCCACCCTCGACAACGGTCTGGAGGTGGTGTTCGCCCGGCGCGACGCGGTGCCCCTGGTCAACCTGACCTTGATGGTCGAGGCCGGTACGGCGGCGGATCCGGCGGCCGAGGCCGGTACCGCTCAGCTCGCGCTAGCTATGCTCGACGAAGGGGCCGGCGAAATGGATGCCCTGGAGATCAGCGATCGGCTGGCGGAACTCGGGGCGACCTTGGGCACCTTTGCCCGCTTGGATACCAGCCTGGTCTCCATGTCGGCCCTCGCTTCGAACCTCGAACCGTCCCTCGATCTGCTGTCCCGGGTGGCGCTGGAGCCGTCCTTTCCACCGGCGGAGCTGGAGCGGCTGATGGCGCGCCAACGAGCGGCCGTCGAGCGCGAGAAGACGCAGCCCTTTGCCCTCGCCCTGCGGGTGCTGCCGGAACGTCTCTACGGCGCCGACCACCCCTACGGCAAACCACTCACCGGCAGCGGCACCTTAGAGTCCTTGGACCGCATTGAACGGCAGGATCTGGTGGACTTCCACCGCACCTGGTTTAAACCGAATCACGCCACCCTGGTGGTGGTGGGCGACACCACCCTCGGCGAGCTTCGGCCCGCTCTCGAGGAGGCCTTCGGTGATTGGCAGGCCGGGGACGTGCCGGCGTTGACCATCGCGCCGGTGGAGCTGCCGGCGGCGGAGGCGGTGTATTTGATCGACCGGCCGGGAGCCGTCCAGTCGATTCTGCTCGCCGGTCAGGTGGTGATGCCGACGGCGAACCCGAACGAAGTGCCCTTCGAGCTCTTCATGCGGGTTTTGGGCGGCGACTTCACCTCGCGCCTCAATCTCAATCTGCGGGAGGACAAGGGTTGGTCCTACGGCTCCTTCTCCTTTGCGCCGGACGCCCTCGGCCAGCGGCCCTTGATCGCCCTGGCGCCGGTGCAGGCGGACAAGACCGCGGAGTCGATCGTCGAGATGCGCAAAGAACTGGGTTCGCTGGTCGGCGACCGGCCGGTTTCCGAGGAGGAGATGAGGCGGGCGCGGGACAATCGGGTGCTACAACTGCCGGGAAGCTGGGAGACCGCCGGGGAAGTTTCCGCCGCCCTGGAGGAGCAGGTGCGCTTCGGGCTGCCGGAAGACTACTGGCAGAACTACCCGAGCGCCCTGCGCGGGGTCACCCTGGACGCGGTCCACCGGATCGGCCGGAAGGCCCTCCAGCCGGATCGCGTCGTGTGGGTGGTGGTCGGAGATCTGGAGGCGGTCGAAGAGAGCGTCCGTGCCCTCGACATCGGCCCGGTTGAGCGTCTCGACGCGGCCGGCCGCCCGATCGACCCGTGA
- a CDS encoding DUF547 domain-containing protein, translated as MKILLYSLAITALAVPAFGETFSHDRWGRVLQEFVNEEGLVDYQALSENRGDLDAYIAQVQKYSPESHPEMFPTRDHELAYYLNAYNAQIFLGVLREDIPSSVWGFLGIGHGFFVGMDITIGGRKTNLKKLEDVDIREGYEDPRIHAALNCASISCPRLPREPFLPDALQAQLDAAMTEFVTTSRGFDLDREDQEVHLSKIFDWFEGDFLAYEKSQGSKSPNLIDYVNRYRGSEPKIPADYDVEFLPYDKDLNSQ; from the coding sequence ATGAAGATTCTTCTCTACTCCCTCGCGATCACGGCCCTCGCCGTACCGGCCTTCGGCGAGACTTTTTCCCACGACCGCTGGGGCCGGGTGCTCCAAGAGTTCGTGAACGAAGAAGGCCTGGTGGACTATCAAGCCCTGTCTGAGAATCGCGGCGACCTCGACGCTTATATCGCGCAGGTTCAGAAGTACAGCCCGGAGTCCCACCCGGAGATGTTTCCCACCCGCGACCACGAGTTGGCCTACTACCTCAACGCCTACAACGCGCAGATTTTCCTGGGCGTTCTGAGGGAAGACATCCCGAGCAGCGTGTGGGGCTTCCTCGGCATCGGTCATGGCTTCTTTGTCGGCATGGACATCACAATCGGCGGCAGAAAGACCAACCTCAAGAAGCTCGAAGACGTGGACATTCGTGAGGGCTACGAAGATCCGCGCATTCACGCCGCCCTCAACTGCGCTTCCATCAGTTGCCCTCGCCTACCGCGGGAGCCTTTCCTGCCGGATGCGCTTCAGGCCCAGCTCGACGCCGCGATGACCGAGTTCGTCACCACCTCCCGCGGGTTCGACCTCGACCGGGAGGACCAGGAAGTCCACCTGTCCAAGATCTTCGACTGGTTCGAGGGTGACTTCCTGGCCTACGAGAAGAGCCAGGGCAGCAAGTCGCCGAACCTGATCGACTACGTCAACCGCTACCGCGGAAGCGAGCCCAAGATTCCGGCGGACTACGACGTCGAGTTCCTGCCCTACGACAAGGATCTCAACAGCCAGTAG
- a CDS encoding radical SAM protein, translated as MSLHAMWDALRAPIPQEKKDLLADRWSSLEPALRTDFQGFGQQSTGCGAVLGAFPRCDFDCRGCYLGADANAVKPFDRQEIFRQLDALRRHLGPKGNVQITDGEVTLLPIKVLLAILRYARDIGLIPMLMTHGDSFRRKPDLLTRLVAEGGLTEVSIHVDTTQQGRRGEWNPQRESDLHPLRDEFAALIRRVRRETGVRLRAATTMTVTSENLDGVESVVSWCLENRDAFGLISFQPLAPVGRTREELVGVKVAELWERVGAALAEHGVDTSVRTPAWFGHPDCTRMETLLVLDRPGRSPVAAPMLRPGEERDRAIAERYLELGFGGVVFRDDSLSVRLARGAGMFLRAPGWFFGPFRRWMAARTREFGTTLPRLVFQLLRGRARLDGFSVASHHFMGAEEMATAKGQERLEACVFRLPVEDRMVPMCQINAGDLRDRLYDRGWAVGKVATAEERPRLPVVDAVREPASASL; from the coding sequence GTGAGTTTGCACGCCATGTGGGACGCACTTCGTGCGCCGATACCGCAGGAGAAGAAGGATCTCCTGGCCGACCGCTGGTCGAGCCTCGAGCCCGCTCTGCGGACCGACTTCCAGGGTTTCGGCCAGCAGTCCACCGGCTGCGGAGCCGTTCTCGGGGCCTTCCCGCGCTGCGACTTCGACTGCCGGGGGTGCTATCTGGGGGCCGACGCCAACGCCGTCAAGCCCTTTGACCGGCAAGAGATCTTCCGCCAGCTCGATGCTTTGCGCCGGCACCTCGGCCCGAAGGGCAACGTGCAGATCACCGACGGCGAGGTCACCCTCTTGCCGATCAAAGTCCTGCTGGCGATCCTGCGCTACGCCCGCGATATCGGCCTGATCCCGATGCTGATGACCCACGGCGACAGCTTTCGCCGCAAGCCGGATCTCCTCACCCGGCTGGTGGCCGAGGGCGGGTTGACGGAGGTCTCCATTCACGTCGACACCACCCAACAGGGGCGACGGGGCGAATGGAATCCACAACGCGAATCGGACCTCCATCCCCTGCGCGACGAGTTCGCGGCGCTGATTCGCCGGGTGCGGCGGGAAACCGGCGTCCGCTTGCGGGCCGCCACCACCATGACCGTCACCAGCGAAAACCTCGATGGAGTGGAGTCGGTGGTCTCCTGGTGCCTCGAGAATCGCGATGCTTTCGGCCTGATCTCCTTCCAGCCGCTGGCGCCGGTGGGGCGGACCCGAGAAGAGCTGGTGGGGGTGAAGGTGGCCGAGCTCTGGGAGAGGGTCGGCGCGGCCCTCGCGGAGCACGGCGTGGACACCTCTGTCCGCACCCCGGCCTGGTTCGGTCACCCGGACTGCACCCGCATGGAGACCCTGCTGGTGCTCGATCGCCCCGGCCGGTCGCCGGTCGCCGCTCCCATGCTGCGGCCCGGGGAGGAGCGCGACCGCGCCATCGCCGAGCGCTACCTGGAACTCGGTTTCGGCGGCGTGGTGTTCCGGGACGACTCCTTGTCGGTGCGCCTGGCGCGCGGTGCCGGCATGTTCCTGCGCGCGCCGGGCTGGTTCTTCGGCCCCTTCCGCCGCTGGATGGCGGCGCGCACCCGGGAATTCGGTACCACTCTCCCCCGTCTGGTGTTTCAGCTTCTGCGCGGCCGGGCGCGGCTGGACGGCTTCTCCGTCGCGTCGCATCACTTCATGGGGGCCGAGGAGATGGCCACCGCCAAGGGCCAGGAGCGGCTCGAGGCCTGCGTCTTCCGCCTGCCGGTGGAGGACCGTATGGTGCCGATGTGCCAGATCAACGCCGGCGACCTGCGCGACCGCCTCTACGACCGCGGCTGGGCGGTGGGGAAGGTCGCGACGGCGGAAGAACGGCCGCGGTTGCCGGTTGTCGACGCGGTTCGAGAGCCGGCTTCGGCGTCCCTCTAG
- the uvrA gene encoding excinuclease ABC subunit UvrA — translation MRNARTHNLKGVDCRIPHGAVTVVTGPSGAGKSSLAFDTVYAEGQRRFVESMSTYARQFLDRMERPPVDAVDNILPAVALEAKNSVKNARSTVGTITEAHDVLRLLYTHLGEVECPNGHGSARSFTVEQATDLLVGGEAGDKFTLLARLPRPKKGATPALRELVRQGFARRLDEVSGEVESLTPSVRWATAWPTLALVLGRFKAAERSRGRIADTVEEGYRLAKGRIEALAAPAAEDVPPRTTFLGRGLLCTTCGEAFRRPTPPLFSFNSPLGACVTCQGFGRVIGIDPERVIPDRGKSLKERPIAPWNTPAYEDLYDELWSACRSRKVPLTVPWQDLDEEHRRWVWSGSGSFTNLDAFFRWLERRIYRVHVRVLLARYRAYELCPACRGTRLKPEALAVRLAGETLPRLTRRSIEDLRRWLAEREWTDSQRARSGHLLEELTERVEVLARVGLEYLTLDRQARTLSGGETQRIHLAAALGSGLTSTLYVLDEPTIGLHPGDSARLLGLLGDLAERGNTVLVVEHDRTVIEGADHVIDLGPAAGEGGGRLLIQGTPAELRAAPESVTGEHLDRRPPAIARRHRERHRREKVRSAFGDLLTIRGARENNLRDFDVQIPLTALVAVTGVSGSGKSSLIENVLYGTYQRSRGVVEVDPGECDALAGLDDLADVILVDQRPLGRSSRSNPVTYIKAYDEIRKVMAGMAGAGITAGHFSFNVDKGRCPECKGTGVTEVDMQFMASVTVVCDTCQGHRFRPEVLAVAYRGLNIAEVLERTVTEALELFSDRRALVRKLNALVDVGLGYLRLGQPTSTLSGGEAQRLKLASFLDPSARRKSGKKAKKDRPGRLFLFDEPTTGLHLADIEVLVETFRRLVEQGDGVLVVEHSQDLIARADWIVDLGPGGGVHGGELLYSGPIDGFLDRVESSTAEEMRRFLGWRRVSGS, via the coding sequence GTGCGCAATGCCCGCACCCACAACTTGAAAGGCGTCGACTGCCGCATTCCCCACGGTGCCGTGACGGTGGTTACCGGGCCGTCCGGTGCCGGCAAATCCTCCCTCGCCTTCGACACGGTGTACGCCGAGGGCCAGCGGCGCTTCGTGGAGTCGATGTCCACCTATGCCCGCCAATTCCTCGACCGCATGGAGCGGCCGCCGGTGGACGCGGTGGACAACATCCTGCCGGCGGTGGCGCTCGAAGCCAAGAACTCGGTGAAGAACGCCCGCTCAACGGTAGGCACCATCACCGAGGCGCACGACGTTCTGCGCCTGCTCTACACCCACCTGGGCGAGGTGGAATGCCCGAACGGCCACGGCTCGGCCAGAAGCTTCACCGTCGAGCAGGCGACGGATCTGCTGGTCGGCGGTGAGGCCGGCGACAAGTTCACCCTGTTGGCGCGATTGCCGCGGCCGAAGAAGGGCGCGACGCCGGCGCTGCGCGAACTGGTGCGCCAGGGCTTCGCCCGCCGCCTCGACGAAGTCAGCGGAGAAGTCGAAAGCCTCACTCCGTCGGTCCGCTGGGCGACGGCCTGGCCCACCCTGGCCCTGGTGCTCGGACGCTTCAAGGCCGCCGAGCGTTCCCGCGGCCGCATCGCCGACACCGTCGAAGAAGGCTATCGCCTGGCCAAGGGGCGGATCGAAGCGCTCGCTGCCCCGGCTGCCGAGGATGTGCCGCCGCGCACCACCTTTCTCGGCCGCGGCCTGCTGTGCACCACCTGCGGCGAGGCCTTCCGACGCCCTACGCCGCCGCTCTTCTCCTTCAACTCGCCCCTCGGTGCCTGCGTCACTTGTCAGGGCTTCGGCCGGGTGATCGGCATCGATCCGGAGCGGGTGATCCCGGATCGCGGCAAGAGCTTGAAAGAACGTCCTATCGCGCCCTGGAACACTCCCGCCTACGAGGATCTCTACGACGAGCTGTGGTCCGCCTGCAGGAGCCGTAAAGTACCGCTGACGGTACCCTGGCAGGACCTCGACGAGGAACACCGCCGGTGGGTGTGGAGCGGCTCCGGCTCGTTCACCAACTTGGACGCTTTTTTCCGCTGGCTGGAGCGGCGGATTTACCGGGTCCACGTGCGGGTGCTGTTGGCGCGCTACCGCGCCTACGAGCTGTGTCCGGCCTGTCGGGGGACCCGCTTGAAGCCCGAGGCGCTGGCCGTGCGGCTGGCCGGCGAGACCTTGCCGCGGCTGACCCGCCGCAGCATCGAAGACCTGCGCCGCTGGCTGGCCGAACGGGAGTGGACGGATTCCCAGCGGGCGCGCTCCGGTCACCTGCTCGAAGAACTCACTGAGCGGGTGGAGGTGCTGGCGCGGGTGGGGCTCGAATACCTGACCCTCGACCGCCAGGCCCGCACGCTGTCCGGCGGCGAGACCCAGCGCATCCACTTGGCGGCGGCCCTCGGCTCAGGGCTCACCAGCACCTTGTACGTGCTCGACGAACCCACCATCGGCCTGCACCCGGGGGACAGCGCCCGGCTCCTCGGTCTGCTGGGGGATCTCGCCGAGCGCGGCAACACGGTGCTGGTGGTGGAGCACGACCGAACCGTGATCGAGGGGGCCGACCACGTGATCGATCTCGGTCCGGCGGCCGGTGAGGGTGGTGGGCGGCTGCTGATCCAGGGCACCCCGGCGGAACTGCGGGCCGCGCCGGAGTCGGTCACCGGTGAGCACCTCGATCGCCGCCCGCCGGCCATCGCCCGCCGCCACCGCGAGCGCCATCGGCGGGAAAAGGTGCGGTCCGCCTTCGGCGACTTGCTCACCATCCGGGGCGCCCGGGAGAACAACCTCCGGGACTTCGATGTCCAGATTCCCCTCACGGCGCTGGTGGCGGTCACCGGGGTGTCCGGTTCCGGCAAATCATCGCTGATCGAAAACGTGCTCTACGGCACCTACCAGCGCTCTCGCGGGGTGGTGGAGGTGGACCCCGGCGAGTGCGACGCCCTCGCAGGACTAGACGATCTGGCGGACGTGATCCTGGTCGACCAGCGGCCCCTCGGCCGTTCGTCGCGCTCCAACCCGGTGACCTACATCAAGGCCTACGATGAGATCCGCAAGGTGATGGCCGGGATGGCCGGCGCCGGCATCACCGCCGGGCACTTCTCCTTCAATGTCGACAAGGGCCGCTGCCCGGAATGCAAGGGGACCGGCGTGACGGAGGTTGACATGCAGTTCATGGCCTCCGTGACGGTGGTGTGCGATACCTGTCAGGGGCACCGCTTCCGGCCGGAAGTGCTGGCGGTGGCCTATCGCGGACTGAACATCGCCGAGGTCCTGGAGCGGACCGTCACCGAAGCCTTGGAGCTGTTCAGCGACCGCCGCGCCCTGGTGCGCAAACTGAACGCCCTGGTCGACGTCGGTCTGGGGTATCTGCGCCTCGGCCAGCCCACCTCCACCCTCTCCGGCGGCGAGGCGCAGCGCCTCAAGTTGGCCAGTTTCCTCGACCCGTCGGCGCGCCGGAAATCCGGCAAGAAGGCGAAGAAGGACCGCCCGGGCCGTCTCTTCCTCTTTGACGAGCCCACCACCGGC